A genome region from Deinococcus aerolatus includes the following:
- a CDS encoding LON peptidase substrate-binding domain-containing protein — protein sequence MTVPLFPLPNLVLFPGVVLPLYVFEQRYRALVADTQASGEPFGIVQIVDMSEEGSAPFHERVSRVGTLAHLQQAETHEDGTSTIVVVGGERFTVQDFDFGHPYLSAEVRLWPLESAPADQQDIVQASARKLLSDLLRLRPTDADLIRANAPEDPMLLASFAANLLPGLGGQDREAALCAPGLLGRLDVLLGAVPRDMKLMN from the coding sequence ATGACCGTTCCCCTGTTTCCCCTGCCCAACCTGGTGTTGTTCCCAGGTGTGGTGCTGCCCCTGTACGTCTTCGAGCAGCGGTACCGCGCGCTGGTCGCGGACACGCAGGCCAGCGGTGAGCCGTTCGGCATCGTGCAGATCGTCGACATGTCGGAAGAGGGAAGCGCGCCGTTTCACGAGCGGGTCTCCCGGGTGGGCACGCTGGCGCACCTGCAGCAGGCCGAGACGCACGAGGACGGCACCAGCACCATCGTCGTGGTCGGCGGCGAGCGCTTCACGGTACAGGACTTCGATTTCGGCCATCCCTACCTGAGTGCCGAGGTCAGGCTGTGGCCGCTGGAAAGCGCCCCCGCCGATCAGCAGGACATCGTGCAGGCCAGTGCCCGCAAGCTGCTGAGCGACCTGCTGCGCCTGCGCCCCACCGACGCCGACCTGATCCGCGCCAACGCGCCGGAAGACCCCATGCTGCTGGCCAGTTTTGCCGCCAACCTGCTGCCGGGCCTGGGCGGTCAGGACCGCGAGGCCGCCCTGTGCGCTCCTGGCCTGCTGGGCCGCCTGGACGTGCTGCTGGGCGCAGTTCCACGCGACATGAAGCTGATGAACTGA